One window of Brachionichthys hirsutus isolate HB-005 chromosome 21, CSIRO-AGI_Bhir_v1, whole genome shotgun sequence genomic DNA carries:
- the adprh gene encoding ADP-ribosylarginine hydrolase isoform X3, translating into MLLSGAGDALGYRNQLWESNLSGPAIHEELKELGGLEKIQAELPDWPVSDDTVLHLATAEGLATGKGGEELLHEVAARYVEGMKDMDGRWPGNSCIRGVSQLKPGMEGGYRVPYNPRGTGCGAAMRSMCIGLRYPKPEQLLTLVEVAVETGRMTHPHPTGFLGGVASALFTAYAAQRRPMTTWGLGLIDEALPRAKAFVQGRGFAVEETLRDWDYFGDKWQRYLDLRGISNGVGPVIWPSSYGPAERDEVYNGFSLFGWGGDSGHDAPMIALDALLGAGSDWKELMNRGAFHGGQTFKLNLFQATVTAQPRSRAASGVSCTAPRGSQRETTLIWSTGPDWSAARRSSMLCHTEERRCCQESGSLPLNILYLLKKKQVYDSHNEASCNLMEAHEIFNDQWLKFRNGNSL; encoded by the exons ATGCTGCTGAGCGGTGCCGGAGACGCCCTGGGATACAGGAACCAGCTGTGGGAGAGCAATCTGTCGGGGCCAGCTATTCATGAG gagctgaaggagctcGGCGGTCTGGAGAAGATCCAGGCTGAGCTCCCTGATTGGCCGGTGAGCGATGACACGGTTCTGCATCTGGCGACGGCCGAAGGGCTGGCAACCG ggaagggaggggaggagctcTTGCACGAAGTGGCTGCTCGATATGTGGAGGGCATGAAAGACATGGACGGGAGATGGCCGGGGAATTCCTGCATTCGAG GGGTGTCCCAGCTGAAGCCTGGAATGGAAGGGGGCTATAGAGTGCCCTATAATCCTAGAGGGACGGGCTGTGGAGCCGCCATGAGGTCCATGTGCATCGGCCTCAG GTACCCTAAGCCCGAGCAGCTGTTGACGTTGGTGGAAGTTGCCGTAGAGACGGGCAGGATGACCCACCCTCACCCCACCGGGTTCCTGGGCGGGGTGGCGTCGGCTCTGTTCACTGCGTACGCAGCCCAGCGCAGGCCGATGACCACGTGGGGCCTCGGCCTGATTGACGAGGCCTTGCCAAGAGCGAAGGCCTTCGTTCAGGGTCGGGGCTTCGCCGTGGAGGAAACGCTGAGAGACTGGGACTACTTCGGCGACAAGTGGCAGCG gTACTTGGATCTGAGAGGCATCTCTAACGGAGTGGGCCCCGTGATTTGGCCGTCCTCGTACGGCCCAGCTGAGAGAGATGAAGTCTACAACGGCTTCAGTCTGtttggctgggggggggacagcggCCATGACGCTCCCATGATAGCGCTGGATGCCCTGCTGGGGGCCGGTTCGGACTGGAAGGAGCTGATGAACAGAGGGGCCTTCCACGGAGGTCAGACATTCAAACTGAACCTATTTCAG GCGACAGTGACAGCACAGCCGCGATCGCGTGCTGCATCTGGGGTCTCCTGTACGGCACCCAGGGGGTCCCAAAGGGAAACTACTCTAATCTGGAGTACCGGGCCCGACTGGAGCGCAGCGCGGAGAAGCTCTATGCTTTGTCACACTGAGGAACGTCGCTGCTGTCAGGAGTCGGGGTCCCTCCCGCTTAATATCCTTTACTTATTGAAGAAAAAACAGGTTTACGATTCACATAATGAAGCTTCCTGTAATCTCATGGAGGCGCATGAAATATTTAACGATCAGTGGTTGAAATTTAGAAATGGAAATTCATTATGA
- the adprh gene encoding ADP-ribosylarginine hydrolase isoform X2 encodes MDPAASLERYKAAMLLSGAGDALGYRNQLWESNLSGPAIHEELKELGGLEKIQAELPDWPVSDDTVLHLATAEGLATGKGGEELLHEVAARYVEGMKDMDGRWPGNSCIRGVSQLKPGMEGGYRVPYNPRGTGCGAAMRSMCIGLRYPKPEQLLTLVEVAVETGRMTHPHPTGFLGGVASALFTAYAAQRRPMTTWGLGLIDEALPRAKAFVQGRGFAVEETLRDWDYFGDKWQRYLDLRGISNGVGPVIWPSSYGPAERDEVYNGFSLFGWGGDSGHDAPMIALDALLGAGSDWKELMNRGAFHGGQTFKLNLFQATVTAQPRSRAASGVSCTAPRGSQRETTLIWSTGPDWSAARRSSMLCHTEERRCCQESGSLPLNILYLLKKKQVYDSHNEASCNLMEAHEIFNDQWLKFRNGNSL; translated from the exons ATGGACCC CGCTGCTTCCCTGGAGCGTTACAAGGCAGCCATGCTGCTGAGCGGTGCCGGAGACGCCCTGGGATACAGGAACCAGCTGTGGGAGAGCAATCTGTCGGGGCCAGCTATTCATGAG gagctgaaggagctcGGCGGTCTGGAGAAGATCCAGGCTGAGCTCCCTGATTGGCCGGTGAGCGATGACACGGTTCTGCATCTGGCGACGGCCGAAGGGCTGGCAACCG ggaagggaggggaggagctcTTGCACGAAGTGGCTGCTCGATATGTGGAGGGCATGAAAGACATGGACGGGAGATGGCCGGGGAATTCCTGCATTCGAG GGGTGTCCCAGCTGAAGCCTGGAATGGAAGGGGGCTATAGAGTGCCCTATAATCCTAGAGGGACGGGCTGTGGAGCCGCCATGAGGTCCATGTGCATCGGCCTCAG GTACCCTAAGCCCGAGCAGCTGTTGACGTTGGTGGAAGTTGCCGTAGAGACGGGCAGGATGACCCACCCTCACCCCACCGGGTTCCTGGGCGGGGTGGCGTCGGCTCTGTTCACTGCGTACGCAGCCCAGCGCAGGCCGATGACCACGTGGGGCCTCGGCCTGATTGACGAGGCCTTGCCAAGAGCGAAGGCCTTCGTTCAGGGTCGGGGCTTCGCCGTGGAGGAAACGCTGAGAGACTGGGACTACTTCGGCGACAAGTGGCAGCG gTACTTGGATCTGAGAGGCATCTCTAACGGAGTGGGCCCCGTGATTTGGCCGTCCTCGTACGGCCCAGCTGAGAGAGATGAAGTCTACAACGGCTTCAGTCTGtttggctgggggggggacagcggCCATGACGCTCCCATGATAGCGCTGGATGCCCTGCTGGGGGCCGGTTCGGACTGGAAGGAGCTGATGAACAGAGGGGCCTTCCACGGAGGTCAGACATTCAAACTGAACCTATTTCAG GCGACAGTGACAGCACAGCCGCGATCGCGTGCTGCATCTGGGGTCTCCTGTACGGCACCCAGGGGGTCCCAAAGGGAAACTACTCTAATCTGGAGTACCGGGCCCGACTGGAGCGCAGCGCGGAGAAGCTCTATGCTTTGTCACACTGAGGAACGTCGCTGCTGTCAGGAGTCGGGGTCCCTCCCGCTTAATATCCTTTACTTATTGAAGAAAAAACAGGTTTACGATTCACATAATGAAGCTTCCTGTAATCTCATGGAGGCGCATGAAATATTTAACGATCAGTGGTTGAAATTTAGAAATGGAAATTCATTATGA
- the LOC137910073 gene encoding ataxin-2-like protein: MLKQQQSGSGGRKASNGTSGPGGMSSPVGGVNSGNRTPAGRNRTSPKPSFQSSPVFEGVYNNARMLHFLTAVVGSTCDIRVKNGSVFEGVFKTLSSRCELAVDAVHKRGEDESSSSAPPRREEITDTMIFSPSDLVTMICRDVDLNYATKDTFTDTAISSSRVNGEHKEKVLQRWEGGDSNGESYDLDNDAANGWDANEMFRFNEVKYGVTSTYDSSLSMYTVPLEKGNSEVFRQREARAARLASEIESNPQYRHRVSLENDEGKSEEDKYSAVVRDCGDRERGRESPRERGRDSPGANSREGKYIPLPQRQREMNRERVERGPGGPPPHNRLSGAYRSAPPSSSSPRPPLPSASGPQPTVSPSERNSPMSGRGGSYTPHHPQGSPSPGPGPGPGSGPASPYTPASPGGQTSTSASASTASSPASPPAPHGHSVPHSHSLPHSLSETGRPVNGVSSRTSPKAQRTPQSRTVRSTNSHSQSSAARSPKSGSCQDTPYLDTSSVSLPPQKTSGPAPLFPVDVNEILGAAAKERSAESPGSTEEGKSKGPSVQQRSQIEELRKFGKEFRLQAGGGCSSSPSSPAAATPPAIGENGQAKPSPSDAHAAAEPQPQPPAPGPSQPQALAAPAEDPSRDTAAPPGTASASASDRHSPAAPQQSRTPGSEEVRSETTERSEGVADQVKKSTLNPNAKEFNPIKPQVPMTKPNTAPTPPRPAPPSPVVLQHPGGQGPLYNTPYHLSYVSQIHSVQPPPMYQYTMSTISQGKFPRTKGSVVAQRPDHGTSAPPMLQAAASAAGAPLVASPYPQSYLQYNPQQYGQQQVIQAMAAYPGQPMYSMLQGGARMIGQGGGPHPQALGPPGGPQFSAQGEGPQGPQQGIYAAQSFSHHSGAVHQPQPSSTPTGSQPPPQHAAPSPGQNAQSGPQPQSLYHSGPLSAPTPPNMPPGHTSPQGSYPIQGYSIHGHQGIPPTYPLGQLAQAHVQGAMSGPHHSGGHGQPQLVMLQPPPQQGPGSVPQHPQHGQQGAHQHFYIGHPQAMQVQAHPASYHPPGN, from the exons atgctgaaacagcagcagtcCGGTTCAGGCGGGAGGAAAGCGTCTAACGGAACCTCGGGCCCCGGCGGGATGTCGTCCCCGGTCGGCGGCGTCAACAGTGGCAACAGGACACCGGCTGGGAG GAATCGAACTTCTCCAAAGCCGTCGTTCCAGTCGTCTCCC GTGTTTGAGGGGGTGTACAACAACGCCAGAATGCTTCATTTCCTAACGGCGGTTGTG gGCTCCACCTGTGATATAAGGGTAAAAAATGGCAGCGTATTTGAAGGAGTATTCAAGACTCTCAGCTCCCGG TGCGAGTTGGCGGTGGACGCTGTACACAAGCGCGGCGAGGATGAGAGCTCATCATCGGCTCCACCACGGCGGGAAGAGATCACCGACACGATGATCTTCAGCCCCTCCGACCTGGTTACTATGATCTGCAGAGACGTTGACCTTAACTACGCTACCAAAG ACACCTTCACGGACACGGCCATCAGCTCCAGCCGCGTCAACGGAGAGCACAAGGAAAAGGTTTTGcagagatgggaggggggagacAGCAACGGGGAGAGTTACGATCTGGACAACGACGCA GCCAACGGTTGGGACGCCAACGAGATGTTCCGTTTCAACGAAGTGAAATATGGCGTCACGTCGACTTACGATTCCAGCCTGTCCATGTACAC CGTGCCGCTGGAAAAGGGCAACTCCGAGGTCTTCCGGCAAAGGGAGGCGCGAGCAGCCCGCCTGGCCAGTGAGATCGAGTCTAACCCCCAGTACCGCCATCGCGTCAGCCTGGAAAACGACGAGGGCAAGAGCGAGGAGGACAAATACAGCGCTGTGGTGCGTGACTGTGGCGACCGCGAGAGGGGCCGCGAGAGCCCCCGCGAGAGGGGCCGAGACAGTCCCGGAGCCAACAGCAG GGAGGGGAAGTACATCCCGTTGCCTCAACGCCAAAGAGAGATGAACAGGGAGCGTGTGGAGAGGGGTCCGGGTGGGCCTCCGCCTCATAACCGTCTAAGTGGGGCTTACCGCTCCGCTCcgccatcctcctcttctcccaggCCTCCGCTACCCTCCGCTTCTGGGCCGCAGCCCACCGTGTCCCCCTCGGAGAGGAACAGCCCGATGTCGGGCCGAGGCGGATCCTACACGCCGCACCACCCCCAGGGAAGTCCAAGTCCGGGcccgggtccaggtccaggctCCGGTCCTGCTAGTCCATACACACCTGCCTCTCCAGGAGGGCAGACGTCCACGTCAGCCTCCGCTTCCACAGCTTCCTCCCCAGCCAGTCCCCCCGCCCCACACGGACACTCGGTGCCTCATTCCCACTCACTCCCACATTCGCTGTCTGAGACGGGCAGGCCTGTTAATGGAG ttTCTAGCAGAACATCTCCTAAAGCCCAAAGAACTCCACAGTCGAGAACGGTGCGCTCCACAAACTCTCACAGCCAGTCCTCAG CTGCCCGCTCTCCCAAATCGGGCTCTTGCCAGGACACTCCTTACTTGGATACGTCGTCCGTCTCCCTGCCGCCTCAGAAGACATCTGGCCCGGCTCCTCTCTTCCCTGTCGATG TGAACGAGATCCTCGGCGCTGCTGCAAAGGAACGCTCGGCCGAGAGTCCCGGTAGCACAGAAGAAGGCAAAAGCAAAG GTCCCTCAGTTCAGCAAAGGTCGCAAATTGAAGAGCTGCGCAAATTTGGCAAAGAGTTCAGA CTCCAGGCGGGCGGGGGCTGCTCCAGCTCTCCCAGCTCCCCAGCTGCAGCCACCCCCCCTGCTATCGGGGAGAACGGCCAAGCCAAACCCTCGCCATCAGACGCCCACGCGGCCGCAGAGCCCCAGCCCCAGCCTCCTGCTCCCGGTCCTTCTCAGCCCCAGGCTTTAGCAGCCCCCGCTGAGGACCCCTCCCGGGATACCGCAGCCCCCCCCGGCACCGCCTCAGCGTCCGCCTCAGACAGACATTCACCCGCTGCCCCCCAGCAATCCAGGACCCCGGGAAGCGAGGAGGTCAGGTCAGAGACAACGGAGCGCTCGGAGGGCGTGGCAGA CCAAGTCAAGAAATCCACTTTAAACCCAAATGCTAAAGAGTTCAACCCTATCAAACCTCAAGTACCGATG ACGAAACCCAACAcggcgccgacgccgccgcGACCAGCTCCTCCGAGCCCAGTGGTCCTCCAGCACCCGGGCGGACAGGGGCCGCTCTACAACACTCCTTACCACCTCTCCTATGTATCCCAGATCCACTCTGtacag CCCCCACCAATGTACCAGTACACCATGTCCACCATCAGCCAGGGAAAGTTTCCTCGGACCAAAG GCTCAGTAGTGGCTCAGCGACCCGACCACGGGACGTCCGCTCCCCCCATGTTGCAAGCCGCAGCATCGGCGGCCGGGGCGCCGCTGGTGGCGTCGCCCTATCCTCAGTCCTACCTGCAGTACAACCCCCAGCAGTACGGCCAGCAGCAGGTCATCCAGGCCATGGCCGCTTACCCAGGACAG CCGATGTACTCCATGCTGCAGGGAGGAGCCAGGATGATAGGCCAAGGCGGGGGCCCCCATCCACAAGCCCTGGGACCTCCAGGAGGCCCACAGTTCTCTGCTCAGGGAGAAGGACCTCAGGGACCACAGCAGGGCATCTATG CTGCTCAGTCCTTTTCCCACCACTCGGGTGCAGTGCATCAACCCCAGCCCTCCAGCACCCCGACGGGCAGTCAGCCCCCTCCCCAGCACGCCGCACCCAGCCCCGGGCAG AATGCGCAGTCGGGCCCCCAGCCCCAGTCTTTGTACCACTCGGGTCCCCTCTCGGCACCCACCCCTCCCAACATGCCGCCAGGCCACACATCGCCACAGGGCTCTTACCCCATCCAGGGCTACAGCATCCATGGCCACCAAGGCATCCCACCAACGTATCCGCTGGGACAGTTAGCTCAG gcCCATGTCCAGGGAGCCATGTCGGGCCCCCACCACTCGGGGGGCCACGGCCAGCCTCAGTTAGTCATGTTGCAGCCCCCGCCTCAGCAGGGCCCAGGCTCGGTGCCCCAGCACCCCCAGCATGGACAGCAAGGAGCGCACCAACACTTTTATATCGGGCATCCACAAG CAATGCAGGTACAAGCACATCCTGCTTCCTACCACCCGCCTGGAAACTGA
- the adprh gene encoding ADP-ribosylarginine hydrolase isoform X1 has protein sequence MHSVFSWIQRKRNSRSSAASLERYKAAMLLSGAGDALGYRNQLWESNLSGPAIHEELKELGGLEKIQAELPDWPVSDDTVLHLATAEGLATGKGGEELLHEVAARYVEGMKDMDGRWPGNSCIRGVSQLKPGMEGGYRVPYNPRGTGCGAAMRSMCIGLRYPKPEQLLTLVEVAVETGRMTHPHPTGFLGGVASALFTAYAAQRRPMTTWGLGLIDEALPRAKAFVQGRGFAVEETLRDWDYFGDKWQRYLDLRGISNGVGPVIWPSSYGPAERDEVYNGFSLFGWGGDSGHDAPMIALDALLGAGSDWKELMNRGAFHGGQTFKLNLFQATVTAQPRSRAASGVSCTAPRGSQRETTLIWSTGPDWSAARRSSMLCHTEERRCCQESGSLPLNILYLLKKKQVYDSHNEASCNLMEAHEIFNDQWLKFRNGNSL, from the exons ATGCATTCCGTGTTCTCGTGGATACAGAGGAAACGGAACAGCAGATCCAG CGCTGCTTCCCTGGAGCGTTACAAGGCAGCCATGCTGCTGAGCGGTGCCGGAGACGCCCTGGGATACAGGAACCAGCTGTGGGAGAGCAATCTGTCGGGGCCAGCTATTCATGAG gagctgaaggagctcGGCGGTCTGGAGAAGATCCAGGCTGAGCTCCCTGATTGGCCGGTGAGCGATGACACGGTTCTGCATCTGGCGACGGCCGAAGGGCTGGCAACCG ggaagggaggggaggagctcTTGCACGAAGTGGCTGCTCGATATGTGGAGGGCATGAAAGACATGGACGGGAGATGGCCGGGGAATTCCTGCATTCGAG GGGTGTCCCAGCTGAAGCCTGGAATGGAAGGGGGCTATAGAGTGCCCTATAATCCTAGAGGGACGGGCTGTGGAGCCGCCATGAGGTCCATGTGCATCGGCCTCAG GTACCCTAAGCCCGAGCAGCTGTTGACGTTGGTGGAAGTTGCCGTAGAGACGGGCAGGATGACCCACCCTCACCCCACCGGGTTCCTGGGCGGGGTGGCGTCGGCTCTGTTCACTGCGTACGCAGCCCAGCGCAGGCCGATGACCACGTGGGGCCTCGGCCTGATTGACGAGGCCTTGCCAAGAGCGAAGGCCTTCGTTCAGGGTCGGGGCTTCGCCGTGGAGGAAACGCTGAGAGACTGGGACTACTTCGGCGACAAGTGGCAGCG gTACTTGGATCTGAGAGGCATCTCTAACGGAGTGGGCCCCGTGATTTGGCCGTCCTCGTACGGCCCAGCTGAGAGAGATGAAGTCTACAACGGCTTCAGTCTGtttggctgggggggggacagcggCCATGACGCTCCCATGATAGCGCTGGATGCCCTGCTGGGGGCCGGTTCGGACTGGAAGGAGCTGATGAACAGAGGGGCCTTCCACGGAGGTCAGACATTCAAACTGAACCTATTTCAG GCGACAGTGACAGCACAGCCGCGATCGCGTGCTGCATCTGGGGTCTCCTGTACGGCACCCAGGGGGTCCCAAAGGGAAACTACTCTAATCTGGAGTACCGGGCCCGACTGGAGCGCAGCGCGGAGAAGCTCTATGCTTTGTCACACTGAGGAACGTCGCTGCTGTCAGGAGTCGGGGTCCCTCCCGCTTAATATCCTTTACTTATTGAAGAAAAAACAGGTTTACGATTCACATAATGAAGCTTCCTGTAATCTCATGGAGGCGCATGAAATATTTAACGATCAGTGGTTGAAATTTAGAAATGGAAATTCATTATGA
- the adprh gene encoding ADP-ribosylarginine hydrolase isoform X4, with protein sequence MHSVFSWIQRKRNSRSSAASLERYKAAMLLSGAGDALGYRNQLWESNLSGPAIHEELKELGGLEKIQAELPDWPVSDDTVLHLATAEGLATGKGGEELLHEVAARYVEGMKDMDGRWPGNSCIRGVSQLKPGMEGGYRVPYNPRGTGCGAAMRSMCIGLRYPKPEQLLTLVEVAVETGRMTHPHPTGFLGGVASALFTAYAAQRRPMTTWGLGLIDEALPRAKAFVQGRGFAVEETLRDWDYFGDKWQRYLDLRGISNGVGPVIWPSSYGPAERDEVYNGFSLFGWGGDSGHDAPMIALDALLGAGSDWKELMNRGAFHGGDSDSTAAIACCIWGLLYGTQGVPKGNYSNLEYRARLERSAEKLYALSH encoded by the exons ATGCATTCCGTGTTCTCGTGGATACAGAGGAAACGGAACAGCAGATCCAG CGCTGCTTCCCTGGAGCGTTACAAGGCAGCCATGCTGCTGAGCGGTGCCGGAGACGCCCTGGGATACAGGAACCAGCTGTGGGAGAGCAATCTGTCGGGGCCAGCTATTCATGAG gagctgaaggagctcGGCGGTCTGGAGAAGATCCAGGCTGAGCTCCCTGATTGGCCGGTGAGCGATGACACGGTTCTGCATCTGGCGACGGCCGAAGGGCTGGCAACCG ggaagggaggggaggagctcTTGCACGAAGTGGCTGCTCGATATGTGGAGGGCATGAAAGACATGGACGGGAGATGGCCGGGGAATTCCTGCATTCGAG GGGTGTCCCAGCTGAAGCCTGGAATGGAAGGGGGCTATAGAGTGCCCTATAATCCTAGAGGGACGGGCTGTGGAGCCGCCATGAGGTCCATGTGCATCGGCCTCAG GTACCCTAAGCCCGAGCAGCTGTTGACGTTGGTGGAAGTTGCCGTAGAGACGGGCAGGATGACCCACCCTCACCCCACCGGGTTCCTGGGCGGGGTGGCGTCGGCTCTGTTCACTGCGTACGCAGCCCAGCGCAGGCCGATGACCACGTGGGGCCTCGGCCTGATTGACGAGGCCTTGCCAAGAGCGAAGGCCTTCGTTCAGGGTCGGGGCTTCGCCGTGGAGGAAACGCTGAGAGACTGGGACTACTTCGGCGACAAGTGGCAGCG gTACTTGGATCTGAGAGGCATCTCTAACGGAGTGGGCCCCGTGATTTGGCCGTCCTCGTACGGCCCAGCTGAGAGAGATGAAGTCTACAACGGCTTCAGTCTGtttggctgggggggggacagcggCCATGACGCTCCCATGATAGCGCTGGATGCCCTGCTGGGGGCCGGTTCGGACTGGAAGGAGCTGATGAACAGAGGGGCCTTCCACGGAG GCGACAGTGACAGCACAGCCGCGATCGCGTGCTGCATCTGGGGTCTCCTGTACGGCACCCAGGGGGTCCCAAAGGGAAACTACTCTAATCTGGAGTACCGGGCCCGACTGGAGCGCAGCGCGGAGAAGCTCTATGCTTTGTCACACTGA